A segment of the Chloroflexota bacterium genome:
GTGCGATCCCTGGCGGAGGGCTTTGACGTGGTCCTGCCGGGCGGGTACGGCTTCCACTACACGCCGGGGACGGACAAGATCCAGGCCGCCAACCTGCAATGGAACCTCGCCGGCCAGAAGGCATGGGAGGCGTGGCAGGCGGTAGAGGAGGCCAAGGCCCAGCTCCGGGCGGCCCAGGCACGCCTGCGAAACCTGGAGGCCAAACGCAACAACCCGATCGAGCTGGAGATCCAGGTGGACCAGGCGGAGGCGGCCTTCCACGGCGCCGAGGCGCAGGTGGCGCAGGCCAGGGCGGCGCTGGAACGCCTGCGAGAGGGGGCCACGCAGGAGCAGATCGAGGTCGCCCAGGCGCGGCTGAAACAGGCCGAATCCGCCCTCGATCGCTTGATGACGCAGCGCGAGAAGCTCACGCTGCGCGCCCCGCGCTCGGGAGTGATCGTAGCCAGGCCCGCGAACCGGGGGGAGGCGGTGATGCCGGGCACCCCGCTCCTCAAGATCGCCGATCTCGATCAGGTCACGCTCACCGTGTACGTGCCCGAGGATAAGATCGGCCTGGTGCGCCTGGGGAACGAGGTGAAGGTCACCGTGGATTCCTTCCCCGACCGAACGTTCACCGGCCGGGTGACGTATATCGCCGATCAGGCGGAGTTCACGCCCAAGAACGTGCAGACCGCGGAGGAGCGCGTCAGCATGGTCTTCGCGGTCAAGATCACCCTGCCGAATCCGGATCACGCCCTGAAGCCGGGCATGCCGGCCGACGCCGATTTCGGCCCCATTCGCGATCTGTGAGGGGGGTTATATAATGAAGGGAAATATCTCTCGGTACGGGATCATCCTAGCCGCCGTGATCGTGGGGCTCCTCTTGGTGCCCCTGCACTCGCTGGCGCGGCCCCAACAGCGGGTCGTTGTAACCGCCTCGGGCACGATCGAGGCGGAGGAGGTGAAGATCAGCTCGGAGACCGGCGGGCGCGTCGTCTCCGTGTTCGCCAACGAGGGCGACCCGGTGGAGGAGGGACAGCTGCTGGTGCAACTGGACGACTCGTTGCTGGTCGCCCAGGTGGGAGAGGCGGAGGCGGCGGTCGCCTCGGCCCGAGCCATGCTCGCCGAGACGAAGTCCGGGCCACGGCCCTCGGAGATCGCGGCCGCACGAGCGGAGGTCCAGCGCGCTCAAGCCGAGCTGGCCGGGGCGCGAGCGGCCTACCAGCACGCCCAGGAGCTGCTGGAAACCCCGCACGACCTCATCGCGCAGATCGATGATGCCAAAGCGCGCATCGAGCTGGCCGAGGCGCAGCTGGGTCAGGCACAGGCGCGGTACAACGCAGCGAAGGCGCTGCGGGACGGCGCCACCGGCGGCTCGGACGAAGACAAGACGAAGCGGGCGGTCTACGAGCAGCAAATGGTGGCGGCCCAAGCCTCTATAGAGGCGGCGGAGGAGGCCAAGAAGGGCGCCCAGGCGTTACTGGCCGCCCTGGAGGATATCCGTCGCAATCCGCTCTCCCTCATCGCCGAGGTGCACAGGACGGAAGGACAGGTGAAGATCGCCGAAGCCGGCCTGGCCCTGGCTCAGGCGAAGCTGGACGCGCTCCTGGCCGGCCCGCGGATGGAAGAGATCGTGGCCGCCGAGGCCCAGGTACAACAGGCGGAGGCCGCGCTGCATCTCGTTCAGGTGCAGCGGGAGAAGCTGTCCCTGCGCAGCCCCATCTCCGGGCTGGTCACCAGCCGCCTGGTGGATCCGGGCGAGCTGGCAGCCCCGGGCGCCGTCCTGATGACCGTGGCGGACCTGGACCAGGTGACCCTGCAGATCTTCGTGCCGACCGGCCGCATTGGGCACGTGAAGCTGGGCCAGAAGGCGATCGTGAAGGTGGATTCCTTCCCTGATCGGGAGTTCCACGGCCGCGTCGTCTACATCGCCGACCGGGCCGAGTTCACGCCCAAGAACGTGCAGACGCAGGAGGATCGCGTCCAGACGGTGTTCGCCGTAAAGTTGCAGCTGGAGAATCCGGAACACCTGCTGAAGCCGGGCATGCCGGCCGACGCCACGCTGATCGAGTGAGAGACCGGCCTCTCAACAGGTCTAGACATCCAGGCGGGACGGGTTCCGGAACCCGTCCCGCCTTTACCCCGCCGAACGTGTTTGACGCCCCCACCGATTCCAGTTAAGATAGCTGCGCCGTTCG
Coding sequences within it:
- a CDS encoding HlyD family efflux transporter periplasmic adaptor subunit, yielding MKGNISRYGIILAAVIVGLLLVPLHSLARPQQRVVVTASGTIEAEEVKISSETGGRVVSVFANEGDPVEEGQLLVQLDDSLLVAQVGEAEAAVASARAMLAETKSGPRPSEIAAARAEVQRAQAELAGARAAYQHAQELLETPHDLIAQIDDAKARIELAEAQLGQAQARYNAAKALRDGATGGSDEDKTKRAVYEQQMVAAQASIEAAEEAKKGAQALLAALEDIRRNPLSLIAEVHRTEGQVKIAEAGLALAQAKLDALLAGPRMEEIVAAEAQVQQAEAALHLVQVQREKLSLRSPISGLVTSRLVDPGELAAPGAVLMTVADLDQVTLQIFVPTGRIGHVKLGQKAIVKVDSFPDREFHGRVVYIADRAEFTPKNVQTQEDRVQTVFAVKLQLENPEHLLKPGMPADATLIE
- a CDS encoding HlyD family efflux transporter periplasmic adaptor subunit; this translates as MVKRILFVVILIAVLGIGAWQGYRFVQRRPEAVQQVLTDLEFTTGADTGHLKASGIIEAHQIEVAPEMGGVIVELPVHEGDLVEEGQLLVQMDTDVIDAQLEQAAAAVAVAQAQLELVKAGPREEQLRQAEAAVRLAEASRDAARQAWEDAKELRDHPQELDLQLITARVEVAIAEKQVLAAQANARAMDLEHEMWGRMVRSLAEGFDVVLPGGYGFHYTPGTDKIQAANLQWNLAGQKAWEAWQAVEEAKAQLRAAQARLRNLEAKRNNPIELEIQVDQAEAAFHGAEAQVAQARAALERLREGATQEQIEVAQARLKQAESALDRLMTQREKLTLRAPRSGVIVARPANRGEAVMPGTPLLKIADLDQVTLTVYVPEDKIGLVRLGNEVKVTVDSFPDRTFTGRVTYIADQAEFTPKNVQTAEERVSMVFAVKITLPNPDHALKPGMPADADFGPIRDL